In Campylobacteraceae bacterium, one DNA window encodes the following:
- a CDS encoding transglutaminase-like cysteine peptidase has product MKKLLSILSLSTICISIIAATSNVNITPKKMAQFSKKYGPQATKRVEIWDRIMQESQNKKVLHKLKNVNDFFNKIKYKRDLAHWGKNDYWAAPFEFMGTGAGDCEDYAIAKYYSLIKLGIPEHKLRITYVKLLRKRTKYEEAHMVLTYYHKKNSTPIVLDNVNKKLQLASKRKDLKPIYSFNANGLWQAKNKGKSSIKIGSNNLKAWQDLMTRI; this is encoded by the coding sequence ATGAAAAAGCTCTTATCTATCCTCTCTTTAAGCACTATTTGTATCAGTATTATTGCTGCAACTTCTAATGTTAATATCACGCCTAAAAAAATGGCACAATTCTCCAAAAAATACGGCCCACAAGCAACCAAAAGAGTTGAAATATGGGACAGAATTATGCAAGAATCTCAAAATAAAAAAGTCCTTCATAAACTTAAAAACGTTAATGATTTTTTTAATAAAATAAAATACAAAAGAGATTTAGCACACTGGGGAAAGAATGATTATTGGGCGGCTCCTTTTGAATTTATGGGCACAGGAGCAGGAGATTGCGAAGATTATGCTATTGCTAAATACTATTCTTTGATTAAATTAGGAATACCTGAACATAAACTAAGAATTACCTACGTTAAACTTTTAAGAAAACGAACAAAATATGAAGAAGCACATATGGTACTTACGTATTATCACAAAAAAAACTCAACACCAATTGTACTTGATAATGTAAATAAAAAACTGCAACTTGCAAGTAAAAGAAAGGATTTGAAACCAATTTATTCATTTAATGCAAATGGACTATGGCAAGCCAAAAATAAAGGAAAGTCTAGTATTAAAATTGGTTCAAATAATTTAAAAGCCTGGCAAGATTTAATGACCAGAATTTAA
- a CDS encoding MFS transporter: MFKLILPLSLIIALRFLGLFLVLPILSVYAINLEGATTTLVGLAIGGYALTQMIFQIPFGMFSDKVGRKGTIIAGLLLFIIGSLVCAIATDIYTLLVGRFLQGSGAIAAVVIAMISDLVKEEQRPKAMAVMGSFIGMSFAISMLAGPTIGAYAGVSTLFYATAIMACISIYILVKKVPNPPKITHSYNGKSKFKEVFLNSNLVKMNITNFLQKGLMTFAFMIIPMVLIQTFSWDLKDLWQVYLPAMILGILAMAPAAIIAEKKGKFKEILIIGVILFAISYLIIGTAQTATMFGVGVVVFFVGFNMHEPIMQSLATKFAKVHQRGFTLAIFNSFGYLGTFLGGILGGVFYESVSLNDIVIVIAVICVLWAVLIFTIPNPLKKKNLYISLEEINKEKLESLHDIEAIDEWYINNSENIAIVKYDQDKLSEEALKKVLK; the protein is encoded by the coding sequence ATGTTTAAATTAATATTACCACTTTCACTAATTATTGCTTTGCGATTTTTAGGATTGTTTCTTGTTTTACCTATTCTGTCTGTTTACGCTATTAATTTAGAAGGTGCAACTACAACTCTTGTTGGATTAGCTATTGGTGGTTATGCACTAACTCAAATGATATTTCAAATACCCTTTGGAATGTTTAGTGATAAAGTAGGTAGAAAAGGAACTATTATTGCAGGGCTATTGCTTTTCATTATTGGTTCTTTAGTCTGTGCAATCGCCACTGATATTTACACCTTATTAGTGGGTCGATTTTTACAAGGTTCTGGAGCTATTGCTGCTGTTGTTATTGCAATGATCAGTGATTTAGTAAAAGAAGAACAAAGACCCAAAGCAATGGCAGTAATGGGATCATTTATTGGAATGTCTTTTGCTATATCTATGTTAGCAGGTCCTACTATTGGAGCTTATGCTGGAGTTTCAACCTTGTTTTATGCAACAGCAATTATGGCCTGTATCTCGATTTACATTTTAGTAAAAAAAGTACCAAACCCTCCAAAAATTACCCATTCGTATAATGGAAAGTCTAAATTTAAAGAAGTATTTTTAAATTCAAACCTAGTAAAAATGAATATTACAAACTTTTTACAAAAAGGTTTAATGACTTTTGCATTTATGATTATTCCAATGGTATTAATACAAACTTTTTCATGGGATTTAAAAGATTTATGGCAAGTTTATTTACCTGCAATGATTCTGGGAATACTTGCAATGGCACCTGCTGCTATTATTGCTGAGAAAAAAGGGAAGTTTAAAGAAATTCTGATTATTGGAGTTATTTTATTTGCTATTTCTTATTTAATAATAGGAACTGCCCAAACTGCTACTATGTTTGGAGTAGGAGTAGTTGTATTTTTTGTTGGTTTTAACATGCATGAACCAATTATGCAATCTTTAGCTACTAAATTTGCAAAAGTACATCAAAGAGGTTTTACCCTAGCGATTTTTAATTCTTTTGGTTATTTAGGAACATTCTTAGGTGGAATTTTAGGTGGAGTTTTTTACGAAAGCGTTTCCTTAAATGATATTGTAATAGTAATAGCTGTTATTTGTGTTTTATGGGCTGTTTTGATTTTTACAATTCCTAATCCATTAAAGAAAAAGAATTTATATATTTCTTTAGAAGAAATTAATAAAGAAAAACTGGAAAGCCTTCATGATATAGAAGCTATTGATGAGTGGTATATTAACAATTCAGAAAATATTGCTATTGTTAAATACGATCAAGACAAACTTTCAGAAGAAGCACTTAAGAAAGTATTAAAATAA
- the bamD gene encoding outer membrane protein assembly factor BamD, which translates to MQSTKKLSMYFKSLLFILSLAVFFQACSSKKITVYNQSASYWYNEMITSINQGDLDAADDTYTSLNSEHRNSPLIPTSLVILANAHVEEEEYELANYYLDEYLKRFAQSKNVDYVRYFKIKSKFLAFNAEFRNQKLVSEILDEIQEFIVKFPKSKYLPLVHTMNTRLGYAKAIFDDEIAALYTRIDKPEAAAIYKKRVEDSAVNLKEVEKVHTPWYKRIFQ; encoded by the coding sequence ATGCAAAGTACAAAAAAACTATCTATGTATTTCAAATCACTACTTTTTATTCTATCTTTAGCCGTTTTCTTTCAAGCGTGTTCTTCTAAAAAAATTACGGTTTATAATCAAAGTGCAAGTTATTGGTACAATGAAATGATTACATCTATTAATCAAGGGGATTTAGATGCAGCTGATGATACCTATACTTCATTAAATTCTGAACACAGAAATTCTCCTTTAATTCCAACATCTTTAGTAATATTGGCAAATGCTCATGTAGAAGAAGAAGAGTATGAATTAGCAAATTATTATTTGGATGAATATTTAAAACGTTTTGCGCAAAGTAAAAATGTGGATTATGTTAGATATTTTAAAATAAAATCAAAGTTTTTGGCTTTTAATGCTGAATTTAGAAATCAAAAACTGGTAAGTGAAATTCTTGATGAAATTCAAGAGTTTATTGTTAAGTTTCCAAAATCAAAATACTTGCCACTTGTACATACTATGAATACAAGACTGGGCTATGCAAAAGCTATTTTTGATGATGAAATTGCTGCTTTGTATACTAGAATTGATAAACCAGAAGCAGCTGCTATTTATAAAAAAAGAGTTGAAGATAGTGCTGTTAATTTAAAAGAAGTAGAAAAAGTACATACTCCATGGTATAAACGAATATTTCAATAA
- the rdgB gene encoding RdgB/HAM1 family non-canonical purine NTP pyrophosphatase has translation MRIILASNNKGKIEEFKKLLPKVDIIPYSEILGDFEIIEDGLSFQENAIKKAKEVYDKLNDDNCIVISDDSGITVPALNGEPGIYSARYSKEGSDSSNNNKLIKNLKEKDLNSADAYYTACIAIVYKNQVYTVHAWMHGIVITQTKGEGGFGYDPMFIPKNYDKTLAELPYEVKKSLSHRSKALHLALKIIDLLL, from the coding sequence ATGAGAATTATATTAGCAAGTAATAACAAAGGCAAAATTGAAGAATTTAAAAAACTTTTACCAAAGGTTGATATTATCCCTTATAGTGAAATTTTAGGAGATTTTGAAATAATTGAAGATGGTTTAAGTTTTCAAGAAAATGCCATTAAAAAAGCAAAAGAAGTATATGATAAATTAAATGATGATAACTGTATTGTTATATCAGATGATTCTGGAATAACTGTACCTGCTCTTAATGGGGAGCCAGGAATTTATTCTGCACGATATTCAAAAGAAGGTAGTGACAGCTCAAATAACAACAAATTAATAAAAAATCTAAAAGAAAAAGATCTTAATAGTGCAGATGCGTATTACACGGCTTGTATTGCTATTGTTTATAAAAATCAAGTATATACGGTTCATGCTTGGATGCACGGAATTGTAATCACACAAACAAAAGGAGAGGGTGGGTTTGGTTATGATCCTATGTTTATTCCAAAGAATTATGATAAAACGCTAGCTGAATTACCCTATGAAGTGAAAAAATCACTCTCTCATAGAAGTAAAGCGCTTCATTTAGCTCTTAAAATAATAGATTTATTGCTCTAA
- a CDS encoding pyrroline-5-carboxylate reductase, with product MKLTLIGNGNMAQALLRGLVKDYDIEVISRDEKKLSQIKQEYPEISVKRLNENNEDIEGKNILFCVKPYALESVSLRLSGKANTIYSILAGTKIDTLRKHLSAKHYIRTMPNIAASHNASMTSITGDKEVKNDAIEIFSKIGDTLWVNTENELDIATAIAGSGPAYLAIIAEALADGGVKAGLERAHCMKLVAGLFTSTAYLLKHNHPALIKDQVTSPGGTTAAGLAALEENKVRDAMIKAVEAAYLRAYELGQK from the coding sequence ATGAAACTGACATTAATCGGAAATGGAAATATGGCACAAGCATTGCTTCGTGGATTGGTTAAAGATTACGACATTGAAGTAATCTCGCGGGATGAAAAAAAACTTTCTCAAATTAAACAAGAATATCCAGAAATATCTGTGAAACGACTCAATGAAAACAATGAAGACATTGAAGGTAAGAATATATTGTTTTGTGTTAAACCTTATGCGCTGGAATCGGTATCCTTACGTTTAAGTGGAAAAGCTAATACCATATATTCTATTCTTGCAGGAACTAAAATTGATACCTTAAGAAAACACCTAAGCGCAAAACATTATATTAGAACCATGCCTAATATTGCAGCTTCTCATAATGCTTCTATGACTTCTATTACAGGAGATAAAGAAGTCAAAAATGATGCCATCGAAATTTTCTCAAAAATTGGGGATACTTTATGGGTAAATACTGAAAATGAACTGGATATTGCAACAGCAATTGCTGGAAGTGGACCTGCATATTTAGCAATTATTGCAGAAGCGCTGGCAGATGGAGGCGTAAAAGCCGGACTAGAGAGAGCTCATTGTATGAAACTTGTTGCTGGATTATTTACAAGTACGGCATATTTATTAAAACACAATCATCCAGCACTTATAAAAGATCAAGTAACTTCTCCTGGAGGTACAACAGCAGCAGGACTTGCCGCATTAGAAGAAAATAAAGTAAGAGATGCAATGATAAAAGCAGTAGAAGCTGCCTATCTTAGAGCTTATGAGCTTGGCCAAAAATAG